In Chitinophaga oryzae, the sequence TTATCGTCTGTCATAATTTCAGCGGTCCCTGTCAGGACCGGTTGCACCGGTATTTGTTTTCCGCTGGTCGACAACATGCCTTGTGTGAGTTTCACTTCTACCCGGAAGCTGCTGTCTGTTTCGGCCACGGCGTCGGAGGTAACGGTGCCGGGCAGCAGGCCGTAGGTATCCGACGGGTAGGCGGTGAGCCTCAGCATCACCTGCTGGCCGGCTTTTATGCGCCAGGCGTCAGCGGCAGGAATATGCCCCTGCACGATAAAGGAGCGTTCCTGCGGTGTTACCCTGACCGGCATGGGCAGCACGTCGGGGTAACGGAAGAACCAGGCGCCGGTGAGGGCCAGCACCATCGCGATGCCAATCATCGTGATACCGCTGCGGACCATCCAGGGGGGCATCTTTCCCATGATCTCCTGCACTTCTTCGCTCCTCACCTCGGTGAGAGAGGAGTGCAGCGTATGGCCGTTGAGGTGTTGTATCGTTTTTTTTTCCGGCATGGCATTATCCTCCCAGTTCCAGTTGATTTTTTACCAGTTCAAAATAGTTCCCTTTCCGGGCGGTGAGTGCGGCGTGATTACCGGTTTCCACGATGCGGCCCCTGTCCAGCACAATGATCTGGTCCGCATGTTTTACGGTACTGAGGCGGTGGGCGATCACCACGACGGTTTTGCCGCGGAAAAACTGCTCCAGGTTGTCCATGATCACCCGTTCGTTGTTTGCATCCAGCGCGCTGGTAGCCTCATCGAAGAAAAGGTAATGCGGATTTTTATAGATGGCGCGGGCGATCTGTATCCGTTGTTTCTGGCCGGCGCTGATACCACTGCCGGCATTACCGATCTTGGTTTGATAGCCCAGCGGCAGTTCTTCGATAAAGTCGCGGATGTTGGCCATTTCGGCGGCATGCACCAGTTTGTCGTTGTCGATGGTTTCGTCGCTGATGGCGATATTTTTGGCGATGCTGCCAGAGAAGATGAACCCGTCCTGCATCACATTGCCGCACTGGCGGCGCCACCATTTGGGCGACAGCTGTTGCAGGTCCTGCTCCCCTATCCTTATTTGTCCGCTGGTAGGTTCGTAAAACTGCAGCAGCAGTTTCATGAGGGTGGTTTTACCGCTGCCACTGGTGCCTACGATAGCCGTCACTTTACCTTCGGGCACTACCAGGTCGATGTCTTTCAGCACAAAAGGCGACTTCGCGCCGCCGTATTGGAAAGATACATTTTCGAGCACGATATCGCCGCTGCCGTCTGACCGGGATGACGGGGGCGGCGCCAGGTCCCTTTTCTCTTCCTCCTGCCGGTTGTGTATCTCTCCCAGCCTGTCCAGGCTCATTTTGGCGTCCTGGGCGGACTGTATGAAGGTCAGCAACTGGTCCAGCGGGCTGTTCATCTGCCCGATGATATAGCTGACAGACAGCATCATGCCGAGGGTAAGGTTTCCGTTCATGACCTCCCGGGCGCTGATGAAAGAGATGAGGATATTTTTCAGCTGGTTGAAGAAAACGGAGCCTATCTGCTGGTACTGCCCCAGCGCGAGGCTTTTTACGTTGATCCGGTAGAGGCCAGCCTGTACATGTTCCCATTCCCAGCGCCGGGCTGTTTCGCAGTTATTCAGTTTAATCTCCTGCATACCGGTGATGAGTTCGAAGAGCACGTTCTCGTTGTCGCTCATACGCTGAAAGCGCCGGTAGTCCAGTGCTTTACGGCGGCGCAGGAAAAAGAAGATCCAGCCGATGGCGGCGGCGCTGAACAGCACGAACACCAGCAGTATTTTCATACTGTATACCGCCAGTACGGCGGTGAACACCAGCAGGTTGACAAACGAGAACAGGGTGGACAGGGTGGTGCCTGTCAGGAAATTCTGGATGCGGGTATGGTCGCCGATGCGCTGGTGGATATCACCGATCATTTTACTGTCAAAAAAGCGGATGGGCAGTTTCATCAGTTTAATGAGGAAATCGGAGATGATGTTGATGTTGATACGGCTGTTCATATGCAGCAATATCCAGCTTCTGATCATCTCGATGGCCGTGGAGCCGGCGAAGAGCACCAGCTGGGATATCAGTATCAGGTATACGAAGTGTACGTTGTGGCGGTTGATGCCGTAGTCTACCAGGCTCTGTGTCAGGAAGGGCATGATGAGTGACAGGAGGCTGGCGAGAATAAGGCCCAGGAAGAGCTGCACCACGTACTTGCGGTACGGGCGCAGGTAGCCGAACAGAAAGCGGAATCCGGTAGCGGCGCGTGCTGGTCCCTGTTGGCGGAGGAACTGTTCTCCCGGCTCCAGCATCAGCACCACGCCATGGTTTTGTTTTCCCTGCCAGCAGTGGAGGAATGTTTCCTTGTCCACTTTGACGAGGCCATGGCCCGGGTCGGCCACCAGTATTTTGTCTTTGGGGTTGTGCCGGTTGTAGTTCTGCGGCGGCAGCACCACGAAGTGTTGCTGGTTCCAGTGCAGGATACAGGGCAGCTCCACGTTTTCGTCCAGCTGTTCAAAAGTGATCTTCACTGCGTTGGTGCGGAAGCCTATTTTCTCTGCTGCTTCACTGATCCCGAGGAGGCTTACGCCTTCCCGGGTGATATTGGCCAGTTCGCGCAGGTAGTCGAGCGGATATTCGCGGCCGTAGTGTTTGGCCACCATCCGCAGGCAGGTAGGCCCGCAGTCCATCGCGTCCAGTTGTCTGTAAGTAGTAAAAGCCATTTATTTCAGTGTTGCTTCCATCGCCAGTTGCGATAAATAGTATTTCTCCAGGAAATGATAGATCACCATTTCGTGTTTGCGTTGTTTGGCTACGAATATCCTGTTGAGGAACATATGGATATGGCTGGCCAGGATATCGAAATAGCGGTTATCGTTCTGGTAGTGTTGCCGTATCTGCTGCGCCAGGGGGGCGGTTATTTCCGACCGTTGACGGAGGAATTCCACCGCTTCGGCGATGTCGTTGGTCTCGTCGTTCTCGGCGCGCAGGAAGGAGGCGATTTCCTGCTGGTGTTTCCGGTATTTATCGTTGAGAGGTTTGTGTTGTGTTTTTGCGCCGCCGAATTCGGTGGTAAACCCTTCGCGCAGGCCTGCCAGCAGCTGCTTGCGTTCTGTGGGTGTGAGGCCGAAATCTTCCAGCAGCATATCGGTGCCCCGCAGGGCCATGCGCCAGCGGTAGTCTTCTCCTTCTGCTCCTTCCAGCA encodes:
- a CDS encoding peptidase domain-containing ABC transporter, coding for MAFTTYRQLDAMDCGPTCLRMVAKHYGREYPLDYLRELANITREGVSLLGISEAAEKIGFRTNAVKITFEQLDENVELPCILHWNQQHFVVLPPQNYNRHNPKDKILVADPGHGLVKVDKETFLHCWQGKQNHGVVLMLEPGEQFLRQQGPARAATGFRFLFGYLRPYRKYVVQLFLGLILASLLSLIMPFLTQSLVDYGINRHNVHFVYLILISQLVLFAGSTAIEMIRSWILLHMNSRININIISDFLIKLMKLPIRFFDSKMIGDIHQRIGDHTRIQNFLTGTTLSTLFSFVNLLVFTAVLAVYSMKILLVFVLFSAAAIGWIFFFLRRRKALDYRRFQRMSDNENVLFELITGMQEIKLNNCETARRWEWEHVQAGLYRINVKSLALGQYQQIGSVFFNQLKNILISFISAREVMNGNLTLGMMLSVSYIIGQMNSPLDQLLTFIQSAQDAKMSLDRLGEIHNRQEEEKRDLAPPPSSRSDGSGDIVLENVSFQYGGAKSPFVLKDIDLVVPEGKVTAIVGTSGSGKTTLMKLLLQFYEPTSGQIRIGEQDLQQLSPKWWRRQCGNVMQDGFIFSGSIAKNIAISDETIDNDKLVHAAEMANIRDFIEELPLGYQTKIGNAGSGISAGQKQRIQIARAIYKNPHYLFFDEATSALDANNERVIMDNLEQFFRGKTVVVIAHRLSTVKHADQIIVLDRGRIVETGNHAALTARKGNYFELVKNQLELGG
- a CDS encoding HlyD family secretion protein; this translates as MPEKKTIQHLNGHTLHSSLTEVRSEEVQEIMGKMPPWMVRSGITMIGIAMVLALTGAWFFRYPDVLPMPVRVTPQERSFIVQGHIPAADAWRIKAGQQVMLRLTAYPSDTYGLLPGTVTSDAVAETDSSFRVEVKLTQGMLSTSGKQIPVQPVLTGTAEIMTDDKSLLQRILGKALAPLMTE